From one Streptomyces sp. NBC_01478 genomic stretch:
- a CDS encoding MSMEG_0568 family radical SAM protein encodes MSVGTESTSTAVDVRILTRAELALHGVALDAPVRRPDGAGPSGDGHVLVDGANAALPTNPASPYLVRDGSVWLGDQDTGLALTAVNRPKFYDLTTADGIPYEHIARLHGADVLATTVVQTCIRYAESDRCRFCTIEESLRSGAAVAAKTPAQLAQVAEAAVRLDGVKQMVMTTGTTTGPDRGARNLVRSVRAVLEAAPGLPIQVQCEPPGDLAWIRELHDAGATAIGIHVESLDEEVRRRWMPGKSTVPMAEYEAAWDEAVRVFGPNRVSTYLLVGLGEDPDELIAGAGELIDRGVYPFVVPFRPMAGTLAARDGIPAPSAELLTYVTEGVAAKLRAAGMTGADQKAGCAACGACSVLQSAGG; translated from the coding sequence GTGAGCGTTGGCACCGAATCGACGAGTACGGCGGTGGATGTGCGCATCCTGACCCGCGCCGAACTCGCCCTGCACGGCGTCGCGTTGGACGCCCCCGTACGGCGGCCCGACGGCGCGGGTCCGAGCGGCGACGGTCACGTCCTCGTCGACGGTGCCAACGCCGCGCTGCCCACCAACCCCGCCAGCCCCTACCTCGTCCGCGACGGCAGTGTGTGGCTGGGCGACCAGGACACCGGGCTCGCCCTGACCGCCGTGAACCGCCCGAAGTTCTACGACCTGACCACAGCCGACGGCATCCCCTACGAGCACATCGCCCGTCTCCACGGCGCCGACGTCCTCGCCACCACCGTCGTCCAGACCTGCATCCGCTACGCCGAGTCGGACCGCTGCCGCTTCTGCACCATCGAGGAGTCCCTGCGCTCGGGCGCGGCGGTCGCCGCGAAGACACCGGCACAGCTCGCCCAAGTCGCCGAAGCGGCGGTCCGGTTGGACGGCGTGAAGCAGATGGTCATGACCACGGGCACGACGACCGGCCCCGACCGGGGCGCGCGCAATCTCGTCCGCTCCGTGCGCGCCGTCCTCGAAGCGGCCCCGGGCCTGCCGATCCAGGTGCAGTGCGAACCGCCCGGCGACCTCGCCTGGATCCGTGAACTGCACGACGCCGGTGCCACCGCGATCGGCATCCACGTCGAGTCCCTCGACGAGGAGGTGCGGCGGCGCTGGATGCCGGGCAAGTCGACCGTCCCCATGGCCGAGTACGAGGCCGCCTGGGACGAGGCGGTGCGGGTCTTCGGGCCGAACCGTGTCTCCACGTATCTGCTCGTCGGGCTCGGCGAGGACCCGGACGAACTCATCGCGGGCGCGGGTGAGTTGATCGACCGAGGGGTGTACCCGTTCGTCGTCCCGTTCCGTCCGATGGCCGGCACGCTCGCGGCCCGCGACGGCATTCCGGCACCGAGCGCCGAACTCCTGACGTACGTCACCGAGGGCGTCGCGGCGAAACTTCGCGCCGCCGGGATGACAGGCGCCGACCAGAAGGCGGGCTGCGCGGCCTGCGGCGCGTGCAGTGTTCTGCAGTCGGCGGGCGGGTGA
- a CDS encoding MSMEG_0567/sll0787 family protein, with protein sequence MQCSAVGGRVMSMYLDGSAAPLVTDGPVDILALLGDRSTLARRPAFHIEQAADEAELATYRRLRTETFVHEQGLFTGDDLDDRDADARTVVLVARAPDGTVIGGVRLGPVDDGPDLGRWQGGRLVVAPRARGPQGIGAALVRAACARAEAEGVLRFDATVQARNEVLFRRLGWRSVRTTEVAGTPHVLMRWPIDRIAAQVAAAKAALGPLLAALPAPPGYVGDDGAPVPGTDVIAACDAIVPSMVERDPEWAGWCAVLVNVNDLAAMGASPVGLLDAVGARDAAHAALVLAGLSRAAQAYGVPVLGGHTQLGVPAALSVTALGRTDRPVPGGGGRPGHAVRLTADLGGNWRAGYRGRQWDSTTRRRTDELRTMTRAVAVARPAAAKDVSMAGIAGTLGMLAEASGCGAVLDMAEVPRPADASMGDWLTCFPGFGMLTADEPDAAALPAGPATGAVCGELTAGQGVRLRWPDGEITEAVTSTVTGMGTA encoded by the coding sequence GTGCAGTGTTCTGCAGTCGGCGGGCGGGTGATGTCCATGTACCTGGACGGCTCCGCGGCACCCCTCGTGACGGACGGGCCGGTCGACATCCTGGCGCTGCTCGGCGACCGCAGCACCCTCGCCCGCCGCCCCGCGTTCCACATCGAACAGGCCGCCGACGAAGCGGAGTTGGCCACCTACCGACGGCTGCGCACGGAGACCTTCGTCCACGAGCAGGGGCTCTTCACCGGCGACGACCTCGACGACCGTGACGCCGACGCCCGCACCGTCGTGCTGGTCGCCCGGGCCCCCGACGGCACGGTGATCGGCGGGGTGCGGCTGGGCCCGGTCGACGACGGTCCCGACCTCGGCCGGTGGCAGGGCGGCCGACTGGTCGTCGCCCCGCGCGCCCGTGGCCCGCAGGGGATCGGCGCGGCACTGGTCAGGGCGGCCTGCGCACGGGCCGAGGCGGAGGGCGTCCTGCGGTTCGACGCGACCGTGCAGGCCCGCAACGAGGTGCTGTTCCGGCGGCTCGGCTGGCGATCCGTGCGCACCACGGAAGTCGCCGGCACCCCGCACGTCCTGATGCGGTGGCCCATCGACCGGATAGCGGCCCAAGTCGCCGCAGCGAAGGCCGCGTTGGGCCCCCTGCTCGCCGCCCTCCCCGCCCCGCCCGGCTACGTCGGCGACGACGGCGCGCCCGTCCCCGGCACCGATGTGATCGCCGCGTGCGACGCGATCGTGCCGTCGATGGTCGAGCGGGACCCGGAGTGGGCGGGCTGGTGCGCGGTCCTGGTGAACGTCAACGACCTTGCCGCGATGGGCGCTTCACCGGTCGGGCTGCTGGACGCGGTGGGGGCACGCGACGCCGCGCACGCCGCGCTGGTCCTCGCCGGACTGTCCCGGGCCGCACAGGCCTACGGCGTCCCGGTGCTCGGCGGTCACACCCAACTCGGCGTCCCCGCCGCCCTGTCGGTGACCGCGCTCGGCCGCACCGACCGGCCCGTGCCCGGTGGCGGAGGACGGCCCGGACACGCCGTACGGCTCACGGCCGACCTCGGCGGCAACTGGCGCGCGGGCTACCGGGGCCGCCAGTGGGACTCGACCACCCGGCGCCGTACGGACGAACTGCGCACGATGACAAGGGCGGTGGCCGTCGCACGGCCCGCCGCCGCGAAGGACGTGTCGATGGCCGGGATCGCCGGGACACTGGGGATGCTCGCCGAGGCGAGCGGTTGCGGTGCGGTGCTCGACATGGCCGAGGTACCACGTCCCGCTGACGCCTCGATGGGCGACTGGCTGACCTGCTTCCCGGGTTTCGGGATGCTCACCGCCGACGAGCCGGACGCGGCGGCACTGCCGGCCGGGCCCGCGACGGGCGCCGTGTGCGGGGAGTTGACGGCCGGTCAGGGGGTCCGGCTGCGCTGGCCGGACGGAGAGATCACCGAAGCGGTCACCTCGACGGTGACCGGAATGGGGACGGCATGA
- a CDS encoding carbon-nitrogen hydrolase family protein, producing the protein MSTLRMAAVAAEFGRDLEEDFAIAERLIKEAGEQGVRLLALPEACLGGYLLSLDDDSALDEGPPALALDGPEIRRLAALAGELTVVAGYCEAAEDGRQYNSVVCVTGDGVLGNHRKVHQPLSEDASYASGDRFHAFDTPVGRIGMMICYDKAFPESARALALDGAEIGVCVSAWPGARTNASADLEKDRWKRRFDLFDRARALENQIVWLSANQSGTFGSLRFVGSAKVVDPGGEILADTGVTAGIAVAELDVAQALETARRSMGHLRDRRPETYGPAPGAVTA; encoded by the coding sequence ATGAGCACGCTGCGGATGGCGGCCGTGGCCGCCGAGTTCGGCCGCGACCTCGAAGAGGACTTCGCGATCGCCGAACGGCTCATCAAGGAGGCCGGCGAGCAGGGAGTGCGACTTCTCGCGCTGCCGGAGGCGTGCCTGGGCGGCTATCTGCTCAGCCTGGACGACGACAGCGCCCTGGACGAGGGCCCGCCCGCACTCGCCCTCGACGGCCCGGAGATCCGCCGACTCGCCGCCCTGGCCGGGGAGTTGACGGTCGTCGCCGGATACTGCGAGGCCGCCGAGGACGGACGGCAGTACAACAGCGTCGTCTGCGTCACCGGCGACGGCGTCCTCGGCAACCACCGCAAGGTCCACCAGCCGCTCAGCGAGGACGCCAGCTACGCGTCCGGCGACCGCTTCCACGCCTTCGACACCCCGGTCGGCCGGATCGGCATGATGATCTGCTACGACAAGGCGTTCCCGGAGTCGGCCCGGGCCCTGGCGCTGGACGGTGCCGAGATCGGGGTGTGCGTGTCGGCCTGGCCGGGTGCGCGGACGAACGCGAGCGCGGACCTGGAGAAGGACCGCTGGAAGCGGCGTTTCGACCTGTTCGACCGGGCCCGCGCGCTGGAGAACCAGATCGTGTGGCTGTCCGCCAACCAGTCGGGCACGTTCGGGTCGCTACGCTTCGTGGGCAGTGCCAAGGTCGTCGACCCGGGCGGTGAGATCCTCGCCGACACGGGCGTGACCGCCGGCATCGCCGTCGCCGAACTCGACGTCGCACAGGCCCTGGAGACCGCCCGCCGGTCGATGGGACACCTGCGCGACCGGCGGCCCGAGACCTACGGACCAGCCCCGGGAGCAGTCACCGCATGA
- a CDS encoding carbon-nitrogen hydrolase family protein — protein MSTIRIAAAAAHFGRDLEFDLARVAKLVDDARGQGAGLLVLPDATLGGYLADLRDPDPQTLPPALKPDDPLILQVARLAAEMVVCVGYCEDGGTERYNAAVCVSGDGILGRHRKVHLPAGEVAAYTAGDRFDAFDTPVGRLGMLIDYDKTFPESARSLALDGAEILACLSAWPTSITNRAPRMAQDRQARLFDLYDQSRAAENQVVLASSNQTGAMGGMRFLGQAKVVGPGGDILARTWSKAGLAVAEIDVAAETDRARRVLRHLDERRPDAYRESRT, from the coding sequence ATGAGCACCATCCGGATCGCGGCCGCGGCCGCCCACTTCGGCCGCGACCTGGAGTTCGACCTGGCCCGCGTCGCCAAACTCGTCGACGACGCCCGCGGCCAGGGCGCCGGGCTGCTGGTGCTGCCCGACGCCACCCTCGGCGGCTATCTCGCCGATCTCCGCGACCCCGACCCCCAGACCCTGCCCCCGGCCCTCAAGCCGGACGACCCGCTGATCCTCCAAGTCGCCCGCCTGGCAGCGGAGATGGTGGTGTGCGTCGGCTACTGCGAGGACGGCGGCACCGAGCGCTACAACGCGGCGGTCTGCGTCAGCGGCGACGGCATCCTGGGCCGGCACCGCAAGGTCCACCTCCCGGCCGGCGAGGTCGCCGCGTACACGGCGGGCGACCGCTTCGACGCCTTCGACACCCCTGTCGGGCGGCTCGGCATGCTCATCGACTACGACAAGACGTTCCCGGAGTCGGCCCGTTCGCTGGCCCTGGACGGCGCCGAGATCCTCGCCTGCCTCTCCGCCTGGCCCACCAGCATCACCAACCGCGCCCCGCGCATGGCCCAGGACCGCCAGGCCCGGCTCTTCGACCTCTACGACCAGTCCCGCGCCGCCGAGAACCAGGTCGTCCTCGCCTCCTCGAACCAGACCGGCGCCATGGGCGGCATGCGCTTCCTCGGCCAGGCCAAGGTCGTCGGGCCCGGCGGCGACATCCTCGCCCGCACCTGGTCAAAGGCCGGACTCGCCGTCGCCGAGATCGACGTCGCCGCCGAGACCGACCGGGCCCGCCGTGTCCTGCGCCACCTCGACGAACGCCGCCCCGACGCCTACCGGGAGTCCCGTACGTGA
- a CDS encoding MSMEG_0565 family glycosyltransferase — protein MKIALLSYSTRPRGGVVHTLALAEALAALGEDVTVWTLGRGGDAGFFRPVNPAVRVEIVPFPDGPPGETVGARILRSIAVLRSAFDPTPYDVVHAQDCISANAAGRCVRTVHHLDHFTTPELAACHERAIVEPYAHVCVSGAVARELADGWGIDARVIPNGVAYDRFAATDPAARASWRSRLGPYVLTVGGIEPRKGSLDLLEAYALLRADRPEVRLVIAGGETLFDYRDYRASWEARAAELAVDPVVLGQVDEGGLPSLVAAADAFAFPSLKEGFGLAAMEALAAGVPLVVRDLPVLREVFGPAARFGATPEELAAELGHALAVEDPARRSAGRELAARHTWETAARSHLDFYRSLNSPS, from the coding sequence GTGAAGATCGCCCTGCTCAGCTACTCGACCAGGCCGCGCGGCGGAGTCGTCCACACCCTCGCCCTCGCGGAGGCACTCGCGGCGCTGGGCGAGGACGTCACGGTGTGGACCCTGGGCCGGGGCGGCGACGCGGGCTTCTTCCGCCCGGTGAACCCGGCGGTACGGGTCGAGATCGTGCCGTTCCCGGACGGCCCGCCCGGCGAGACGGTCGGCGCACGCATCCTGCGCTCCATCGCCGTCCTCCGCTCCGCCTTCGACCCCACGCCCTACGACGTCGTCCACGCCCAGGACTGCATCAGCGCCAACGCGGCCGGCCGCTGCGTCCGCACCGTCCACCACCTCGACCACTTCACCACGCCCGAACTGGCCGCCTGCCACGAGCGGGCGATCGTCGAGCCGTACGCGCACGTGTGCGTGTCGGGGGCGGTCGCGCGGGAGCTGGCCGACGGGTGGGGCATCGACGCGCGAGTGATCCCCAACGGGGTCGCCTACGACCGTTTCGCCGCCACCGACCCTGCCGCGCGGGCGAGTTGGCGCTCCCGTCTGGGACCGTACGTCCTCACCGTCGGCGGTATCGAACCCCGCAAGGGTTCACTGGACCTGCTGGAGGCCTACGCCCTGTTGCGCGCCGACCGTCCCGAGGTCCGGCTGGTGATCGCGGGCGGGGAGACGCTGTTCGACTACCGCGACTACCGGGCGAGCTGGGAGGCGCGGGCCGCCGAACTCGCCGTGGATCCGGTGGTGTTGGGGCAGGTCGACGAGGGCGGGCTGCCGTCCCTGGTCGCGGCTGCGGACGCGTTCGCGTTCCCTTCGCTGAAGGAGGGTTTCGGGCTCGCGGCGATGGAGGCGCTGGCGGCGGGTGTTCCGTTGGTCGTGCGGGATCTGCCGGTGCTGCGTGAGGTGTTCGGGCCCGCCGCGCGCTTCGGAGCCACCCCCGAGGAGCTCGCCGCGGAACTCGGTCACGCCCTCGCCGTCGAGGACCCGGCGCGACGATCGGCCGGACGGGAGCTGGCCGCCCGCCACACCTGGGAGACCGCGGCCCGTAGCCACCTCGACTTCTACCGCTCCCTCAACTCACCTTCCTGA
- a CDS encoding acyl-CoA dehydrogenase family protein: MAPPPSDAGLVERVRAIQPLLRERALRTEQERRVTEDVVSALTDAGVYRMNVPRRYGGYQSRLSTQVEVLGEIAAGCGSTGFMALIQAGCSFIASLFPDEAQDEIFTGPDVRIGGTLVPDAVAVAADGGYLLNGTSAFATGCQNADWHLLTTRVASDGGPPELLWTAVPMSDLEILDDWYVSGLAGSGSNSVVARDVFVPAHRVLPVGPLLTGEFASKANADDLFYRMPVLLLFCAWTAPNALGLARAALAEFTERIHRRGITYTFHERQYEAGVTHLQVAEAALKISCAELLTAEFVARIEAVAESGVSYTQAERARIRAQSGYSTRLCKEAVDLLSSASGASSLHRDVPVQRAVRDLHALSLHSFVNPTTNLELYGRVLSGLDAGTPFL, from the coding sequence ATGGCTCCGCCCCCGTCCGATGCCGGCCTCGTCGAACGCGTACGGGCGATACAACCCCTCCTCCGCGAGCGCGCGTTGCGCACCGAGCAGGAGCGCAGGGTGACGGAGGACGTGGTGTCGGCGCTGACGGACGCCGGGGTGTACCGGATGAACGTCCCCCGGCGGTACGGGGGTTACCAGAGCAGGCTGAGCACGCAGGTCGAGGTGTTGGGCGAGATCGCCGCCGGGTGCGGCTCGACCGGCTTCATGGCGCTGATCCAGGCGGGTTGTTCGTTCATCGCCTCGCTCTTCCCGGACGAGGCCCAGGACGAGATCTTCACCGGTCCCGACGTGCGGATCGGCGGCACGCTCGTCCCGGACGCCGTCGCGGTCGCGGCGGACGGCGGTTATCTCCTCAACGGCACGTCGGCCTTCGCCACCGGTTGCCAGAACGCCGACTGGCATCTGCTGACGACCCGGGTCGCGTCCGACGGCGGGCCACCTGAGCTGCTGTGGACCGCCGTTCCGATGTCCGATCTGGAGATCCTCGACGACTGGTACGTCTCGGGGCTGGCGGGCAGCGGCAGCAACAGCGTCGTCGCACGGGACGTGTTCGTGCCCGCGCACCGCGTCCTGCCCGTCGGACCTCTGCTGACGGGCGAGTTCGCCTCGAAGGCCAACGCCGACGACCTCTTCTACCGGATGCCGGTCCTGCTGCTGTTCTGCGCCTGGACGGCGCCGAACGCGCTGGGTCTGGCCCGGGCGGCCCTCGCGGAGTTCACCGAGCGGATCCATCGGCGGGGCATCACCTACACCTTCCACGAGCGGCAGTACGAGGCGGGCGTCACCCATCTCCAGGTCGCCGAGGCGGCGTTGAAGATCTCCTGCGCCGAGCTGCTGACGGCCGAGTTCGTCGCGCGGATCGAGGCCGTGGCCGAGAGCGGCGTGTCGTACACGCAGGCGGAGCGGGCCAGGATCCGGGCGCAGAGCGGCTATTCGACGCGGCTGTGCAAGGAGGCCGTGGATCTGCTGTCCTCCGCCTCGGGAGCCTCTTCCCTGCACCGGGACGTCCCCGTCCAGCGGGCCGTACGCGATCTGCACGCGCTGAGCCTGCACTCGTTCGTCAACCCGACCACCAACCTGGAGCTCTACGGCCGGGTCCTCTCCGGGCTGGACGCGGGCACGCCGTTCCTCTGA
- a CDS encoding adenylate kinase, translating to MERVLVVGATGAGKSTLARGVGERLELPYHEMDALYFTGPGWAVNERLTDDVLRLTSAPRWIIDSIGAPEVRDLLWELADTVIWLDYTKRVIMPRVLRRSIRRTVTRESVFGGNRETWAGWLSREHPAWWAWSQHAGRRAEIERRTNDPRFAPLSTLRFVRPRDTAAWFASLG from the coding sequence ATGGAACGGGTCTTGGTGGTCGGGGCGACGGGCGCGGGCAAGTCCACGCTGGCCCGAGGCGTGGGCGAGCGGCTGGAGCTGCCGTACCACGAGATGGACGCCCTGTACTTCACCGGCCCCGGCTGGGCCGTCAACGAGCGCCTGACCGACGACGTTCTACGGCTCACCTCCGCACCCCGCTGGATCATCGACTCGATCGGCGCGCCCGAAGTCCGCGATCTGCTCTGGGAGTTGGCCGACACGGTGATCTGGCTGGACTACACGAAACGGGTGATCATGCCACGCGTCCTGCGCCGCTCGATCCGGCGCACGGTCACCCGCGAGAGCGTCTTCGGCGGCAACAGGGAGACCTGGGCCGGGTGGTTGAGCCGGGAGCACCCGGCCTGGTGGGCCTGGTCGCAGCACGCGGGCAGGCGCGCCGAGATCGAGCGCCGTACGAACGACCCCCGCTTCGCGCCGCTCAGCACACTCCGGTTCGTCCGTCCCCGCGACACCGCGGCCTGGTTCGCGTCCCTGGGGTGA
- a CDS encoding ADP-ribosylglycohydrolase family protein, which translates to MSSPRHAHASLDGLVIGDAFGDGWFTRSDEPAQELWAARELRPVPWLWTDDSAMAFVLFAHLVAHGEVRPDALAREFAAEYEREPGRKYGPSMHGVLRRIGGGEDWRAVTTGQFGGQGSYGNGAAMRVAPLGAWFRDDLAVAAEQAQLSALATHAHPEAVAGAVAVAVAAALAAAGEGRQAAPRTEFLREVASHVPESDVRSGLLVAANFSERTSVRHAASVLGSGTLISAPDTVPFALWSAAGHPDDLPEALWQTVAGWGDRDTTCAIAGGVVAARTGTGGVPSAWREACEAIPAWSGWDSLAAARQGGV; encoded by the coding sequence ATGAGCAGTCCGCGTCACGCCCACGCCTCCCTCGACGGGCTGGTGATCGGGGACGCCTTCGGTGACGGCTGGTTCACGCGCTCCGACGAGCCGGCCCAGGAGCTGTGGGCCGCGCGGGAGTTGCGCCCCGTGCCGTGGCTGTGGACGGACGACTCGGCCATGGCTTTCGTCCTGTTCGCGCATCTGGTGGCCCACGGCGAGGTCCGACCGGACGCGCTGGCACGGGAGTTCGCCGCCGAGTACGAGCGGGAGCCGGGGCGGAAGTACGGCCCGTCCATGCACGGCGTGCTGCGGCGCATCGGCGGCGGTGAGGACTGGCGGGCGGTCACCACCGGGCAGTTCGGCGGACAGGGGTCCTACGGCAACGGTGCCGCGATGCGGGTCGCGCCGCTGGGCGCCTGGTTCCGGGACGATCTCGCGGTCGCCGCCGAGCAGGCCCAGTTGTCCGCGCTGGCCACCCACGCCCATCCGGAGGCCGTCGCCGGGGCGGTGGCCGTGGCGGTCGCCGCCGCGCTCGCGGCCGCCGGGGAGGGTCGACAGGCCGCGCCACGCACCGAGTTCCTGCGGGAGGTCGCCTCGCATGTGCCGGAGAGCGATGTCCGCTCCGGCCTGCTGGTCGCCGCGAACTTCTCCGAGCGGACGTCGGTCCGGCACGCGGCGTCCGTGCTGGGTTCGGGGACGCTGATCTCGGCTCCGGACACCGTGCCGTTCGCCCTGTGGTCCGCCGCGGGGCATCCGGACGACCTGCCCGAGGCGCTGTGGCAGACCGTCGCCGGGTGGGGCGACCGGGACACCACCTGTGCGATCGCGGGTGGTGTCGTCGCGGCCCGCACCGGCACGGGCGGTGTCCCGTCCGCCTGGCGGGAGGCGTGCGAGGCGATCCCCGCGTGGAGCGGCTGGGACTCGCTCGCGGCGGCCCGCCAGGGCGGCGTGTAG
- a CDS encoding DJ-1/PfpI family protein: protein MHVQIVLFDGFDPLDVVAPYEVLYAGGSASGGAVTVELVSAEGPRDVVSGTGGLMLRATGALDPARSGLVLVPGASGRVGEPGEVPDVDADDEQDWQQDEFIPVLLGRTLTTGLPGLLKSAMDNPRITMAAVCGGSLVLAMAGLIEGRNATTHHLGLDLLEATGVHTVHARVVDDGDLVTGAGVTSGLDLGLYLLEREIGPRTAHAVEELFAHERRGTTWRARGPAPVTL, encoded by the coding sequence ATGCACGTCCAGATCGTTCTGTTCGACGGCTTCGACCCGCTCGATGTCGTCGCCCCCTATGAGGTCCTGTACGCGGGCGGCAGCGCCTCGGGTGGTGCCGTGACCGTGGAACTGGTCTCGGCCGAAGGCCCCCGGGACGTCGTCAGCGGTACCGGTGGTCTGATGCTGCGGGCCACCGGCGCACTCGACCCCGCCCGCTCCGGCCTCGTCCTCGTGCCAGGAGCCTCCGGCCGGGTCGGGGAACCGGGCGAGGTGCCCGACGTCGACGCCGACGACGAACAGGACTGGCAGCAGGACGAGTTCATCCCCGTCCTGCTCGGACGCACCCTGACCACCGGGCTGCCCGGTCTGCTGAAGTCCGCCATGGACAATCCGCGGATCACCATGGCAGCGGTCTGCGGCGGCTCGCTCGTCCTCGCCATGGCCGGGCTCATCGAGGGACGCAACGCCACCACCCACCACCTCGGCCTGGACCTGCTCGAAGCCACCGGCGTGCACACCGTCCACGCCCGGGTCGTCGACGACGGCGACCTGGTCACCGGCGCCGGCGTCACCTCCGGCCTCGATCTGGGCCTCTACCTGCTGGAGCGCGAGATCGGTCCGCGGACCGCCCACGCCGTCGAGGAACTCTTCGCCCACGAGCGCCGCGGTACCACCTGGCGGGCACGGGGTCCCGCCCCCGTCACCCTGTGA
- a CDS encoding condensation domain-containing protein, with translation MSDLQRCEIRPGRLVEWTLHPAAVGAARALPDDARPPAYVQESHIRTARSVREDGLFVPTWLGTAFDMPGRIELDVLQGALRSWMLRHETLRSGFRWAGDEMRRFTLDAEAVALHREDVGEFADAGTLTRYLQDRFDVTADALTWPNFLFAAVVRDDGTSVYLAFDHSNVDAYSLHRIAGEVHELYAAGLAGKSVESAPVASYIDFCAGERTDADRIDDTHTVVSRWREFIARCDGKLPNFPVDLGLDPEGPLPTQKFLQEMLVDDTDAAAFEAYCRPYGGSLVGILAAVALAAREISGLDVYRTVVPFHTRAKSRWADSVGWYVGGAPIEIPVQHATDFDHALRMVRATLRENRPLARMPIARVLRLLGADFRPTSPDLYSIVSYVDSRALPGSERWQELKAYGLIRVSYGDQVCAWVTRVHEGLQFACRIPDNVIADKNMRLCVELVREQLVAVARRALAVRL, from the coding sequence ATGAGTGACCTTCAGCGGTGCGAGATCCGGCCCGGACGACTCGTCGAGTGGACGCTGCACCCGGCGGCCGTAGGAGCTGCGCGGGCCCTCCCGGACGACGCGCGGCCACCGGCGTACGTGCAGGAGTCCCACATCCGTACGGCCCGATCGGTGCGCGAGGACGGACTGTTCGTGCCGACCTGGCTCGGTACCGCCTTCGACATGCCGGGGCGGATCGAACTCGACGTGCTCCAGGGCGCGTTGCGGTCCTGGATGCTCCGGCACGAGACGCTGCGCAGCGGCTTCCGGTGGGCCGGTGACGAGATGCGCCGCTTCACCCTGGACGCCGAGGCGGTGGCCCTGCACCGCGAGGACGTGGGGGAGTTCGCGGACGCGGGGACGCTGACCCGGTACCTGCAGGACCGCTTCGATGTGACGGCGGACGCGCTCACCTGGCCCAACTTCCTTTTCGCGGCGGTCGTGCGCGACGACGGCACGAGCGTCTACCTGGCGTTCGACCACAGCAACGTCGACGCCTACTCGCTGCACCGCATCGCGGGCGAGGTCCACGAGCTGTACGCGGCCGGCCTCGCCGGGAAGTCGGTCGAGTCGGCGCCCGTCGCCAGCTACATCGACTTCTGCGCGGGCGAACGCACGGACGCCGACCGGATCGACGACACGCACACCGTGGTGTCCCGTTGGCGGGAGTTCATCGCCCGCTGCGACGGCAAGCTGCCGAACTTCCCCGTCGATCTCGGCCTCGACCCCGAAGGGCCGCTGCCCACCCAGAAGTTCCTCCAGGAGATGCTCGTCGACGACACGGACGCGGCGGCCTTCGAGGCGTACTGCCGCCCGTACGGCGGAAGCCTCGTCGGCATCCTGGCGGCCGTCGCCCTCGCCGCCCGCGAGATCAGCGGCCTCGACGTGTACCGCACCGTCGTCCCCTTCCACACCCGCGCCAAGTCCCGCTGGGCCGACTCCGTCGGCTGGTACGTGGGCGGCGCGCCGATCGAGATCCCCGTCCAGCACGCTACCGACTTCGACCACGCCCTGCGCATGGTCCGCGCCACCCTCCGCGAGAACCGCCCACTGGCCCGCATGCCCATCGCCCGCGTACTGCGCCTGCTGGGCGCCGACTTCAGGCCCACGTCACCCGACCTGTACTCGATCGTCTCCTACGTCGACTCGCGCGCCCTGCCCGGTTCGGAGCGCTGGCAGGAGCTGAAGGCGTACGGACTGATCCGGGTGTCGTACGGCGACCAGGTGTGCGCGTGGGTGACCCGGGTCCACGAGGGCCTGCAGTTCGCCTGCCGTATCCCCGACAACGTCATCGCGGACAAGAACATGCGGCTGTGCGTGGAGCTGGTGCGGGAGCAGTTGGTCGCGGTGGCCCGGCGGGCGTTGGCCGTGCGTCTCTAG
- a CDS encoding FABP family protein, with translation MPNPPYPDAYNPDEQPTPHPLLTPVLALLGHWHGRGKGEYPTLAGDFTYAQDVTFTHDGRPFLHYEARAWILDAEGTPLRPAARESGWWRLQPDGRIEALITQPTGIAEILVGTATGDTVDLATHDVALTPTAKKVTATRRRYTLTDDTTLAFEHDLEAVGEPLQHHLSARLRRTA, from the coding sequence GTGCCCAACCCCCCGTACCCCGACGCCTACAACCCCGACGAGCAACCCACCCCCCACCCGCTCCTCACCCCCGTACTCGCCCTCCTGGGCCACTGGCACGGCCGAGGCAAGGGCGAATACCCCACGCTCGCCGGTGACTTCACCTACGCCCAGGACGTCACCTTCACCCACGACGGCCGCCCCTTCCTGCACTACGAGGCCCGCGCCTGGATCCTCGACGCCGAAGGCACACCGCTGCGCCCCGCGGCACGCGAAAGCGGCTGGTGGCGCCTGCAACCCGACGGCCGGATCGAGGCCCTGATCACCCAGCCGACCGGCATCGCGGAGATCCTCGTAGGAACCGCCACCGGCGACACGGTCGACCTCGCCACCCACGACGTCGCCCTCACCCCCACCGCCAAGAAGGTCACCGCCACCCGCCGCCGCTACACCCTGACCGACGACACCACGCTCGCCTTCGAGCACGATCTGGAGGCCGTGGGGGAGCCGCTGCAACACCACCTCTCGGCGCGGCTGCGACGTACGGCCTGA